DNA sequence from the Deinococcus humi genome:
GGACGCGGCAAACCCGCCCCGGACCTGTACGCCTACGCCGCAGCTCAACTGGGCGCGGACATCACCCGCTGCCTGGTGATTGAGGACAGCGTGACCGGCCTGAGCGCGGGTGTTGCAGCTGGCGCAACAGCTTGGGGGCTGCTGGCCGGAGGCCATGTCCATCCGGACAACGCTGCCCATCTGACCGGGGCAGGGGCGAAGAGGATCCTCAGAACACATAAGGAATTGCAGGGAGCGCTAGGGTTGGTAGGAGCGTCCCTGACTCAGCCCGGCTGACTGCCACAGTCCCTGGGCGGCCACTCCGGCACGGCAAGGGCGCATGAGAGGTCTGTTTAGGAGGCTTGCTGACCAGTCCGGCGGGCTCTCCTCTGAAGCAATTCTCAACCTTTTTCGCCCCCGTCCCCAGACGCGCCTACACTGCGCCCCATGTGGTGCGCGCCGTGTGGATGAACCTGTTGCTGGCCTTCATTCCCATCAGTCTGCTGCTGGAGTGGGTCTTTAAAGCCCCCCCACTGTGGATTTTCGCCACAGCAGTGATTGCCATCATCCCGCTGGCGGACCTGCTGCGGCAGGGCACCGAGCAGATCGCAGCGAGGGCCGGGCAGACCATCGGCGGTCTTCTGAATGTGACCTTCGGGAATCTGGCCGAACTGATCATCGCCGTCTTCGTGCTGCTGGGCGGCAACACGGTGGTGGTTAAGGCGCAGATCACGGGCAGCATCATCGGGAACGCGCTGCTGGGACTGGGTCTTGCCATCCTGATCGGCAGTTTCGGGCGCAACCGGCAGAAATTCAACCGCGAGAATGCCGGGCAGCTCAATTCCATGCTGTTCCTGGTGGTCATCGCCCTGCTGATTCCGGCCCTGTTCGACTACACCGAGCGCCTGCCCGATTTCCTGGCGGGCAGCACGCAGGCGCGCGGCAATCTGGACGAGTACCTCAGTCTGGGCGTGGCCGTCGTCCTGATCACGGTCTACGCCCTCAATCTGGTCTACACCCTGGTCACGCACAAGGACGTGTTTGCGCTGGAGGGCGGAGAGGAAGGCCACGGCGGCGCGTCCCCCTGGCCCGTGTGGAAGGCTGCCGCCGTGATGGTGGGGGCCACCGTGTTCATCGCCGTGGAATCCGAAATGCTCTCCGGCGCCCTGGAGGCCACCAGCACGCAGCTGGGCCTCAGCCCGTTCTTTCTGGGGATCATCGTGCTGGCGGTGGTGGGCAACTTCGCCGAGTACATCGCGGGCAGCTACTTCGCCCGCCAGGGCAAGCTGGGGCTGGCCATCAACATTGCCGTGGGGGCCACCATTCAGGTGGCGCTGTTTACCGCGCCAGTGCTGGTGATCATCTCCTACCTGATCGGCAAGCCGATGAATCTGGTCTTTTCCAGTCCGCTGGAGCTGGCCGCCATCGTGGCGGTGGCCCTGACCGTGACCACCGTGACCAAGGACGGCGAGGCCACCTGGTTCGAGGGCGTGCTGTTGCTGAGCGTGTACCTGTTGCTGGCGCTGGCCTTCTTCTTCGTCACGCCCAGAATCGGGGGGGAGGAGACCGCCCTGCCCGCACCTGCGCGCACCCTCATTTCGTCCAGCCTTCCTGTCCACCCCCCGCTCCTCAGGCTCTAAACTCGCGCCCATGAGCCATTCCTTTACCCCCGAACGTCCGCTGCGCGTCGCCGTGATCGGCAGCGGCCCCAGCGGCGTGTACGCTGCCGAGGCGCTGATCAAGCAGAGCCAGATTCCCACCGAGGTGGACGTCTTCGACCGCCTGCCCACCCCCTACGGCCTGGTGCGCTACGGCGTCGCGCCGGATCACCTGACCATCAAGAGCGTGACCAAGGGCTTCGAAAAAACCTTCAGCGATCCGCGCGTGCGTTTTCTGGGCAATGTGGAGTTCGGCACGGACCTGACGCACGACGACCTGAAGGCACATTACGACGCCATCATGTACACCGTGGGCGCCAGCGGGGACCGCCGCCTGGGCATTCCCGGCGAGGATCTGAGCGGCTCGATGAGCGCCACCGAATTCGTCGCGTGGTACAACGGCCACCCCGATGCCGCCGCCCGCGAGATGGTCCTGAGTGCCACGGGCGTGGCGGTGGTGGGCGTGGGCAACGTGGCTCTGGACGTCAGCCGTATCCTCTTGAAGACGGTGGAGGAGCTGCGGGCGTCGGACATCGCTCCGCATGCGCTGGACGTACTGGAGCACAGCCCGGTGACGGACGTGTGGATTTTGGGACGGCGCGGCGCAGCGCAGGCCAAGTTCACCACCAAGGAGCTGCGCGAATTTGGCGAGCTGTCCGACGCCGAGCCGGTGGTGCGGCCCGAGGAGGTGACGGTGGACGAGCACGCCGAGGCTGCCATCACCGACAACGTGGTCAAGAAGAATCTGGAAGTGATCCGCGACTTTGCGGGGCGCACGCCGGAGGCCAAGCCGCGCCGCGTTCACCTGCGCTTCCTGGTGTCCCCGGTGGAAATCCTGGGCGACGAGGACGGCAACGTGGCGGGGCTGAAGATCGAGCGCAACACGCTGGACGACGCGGGCAACGCGGTGGGGACCGGCGAGACCGAGGTGCTGCCGGTGCAGATGGTGCTGCGCTCGGTGGGTTACCGGGGCGTGGCCTTGCCCGGCGTCCCCTTCGACGAGAAACGCGGCGTGATTCCCAACGAGGGCGGGCGGGTGCTCGGTCGCAGCGGCGAGTACACCTCCGGCTGGATCAAGCGCGGCCCCAGCGGCGTGATCGGCACCAACCGCAAGGACGCCACCGATACCGTGGCGCACCTGCTCGCGGACGCCGGGGCCGGAATGCTGCCCGCCGCCGCGCAGGCCACCCGCGCCGAGATTGACGCCCTGCTGGGCGAACGCGGTGTGGACGTGTACACCTTCGCTGACTGGCAGGCCCTGGACACCCACGAGCAGACGCAGGGCCAGGCACAGGGCCGTCCCCGCGCGAAGGTGGTTCACAGGCACGAGATGCTGGGCCACCGGCGCAAGTAAAGCCTCGGGCGGACACCGAGCGTGGGCATTCGTCTCCGCCAGCTTTGTCATACTTTTCCCCTGATGACATCCCAGCATTCCGACATCGTGGTGATCGGCGCTGGCCCCGCCGGTCTCCACGCTGCCTTTTACGCGGCGTGGCGCGGCCTGCGGGTACGCGTGCTGGAAGCGCGGAGCGAGCTGGGCGGCCAGCTCAGCGCGCTGTATCCCGACAAACGCGTCTACGATGTTCCGGGCCTCCCAGGAGCACGCGGGGCTGAAGTGGTGGCGCATCTGCGGCGGCAACTGGATGGGCTGGACGTGGACGTGCGGATTAACACCGTGGCTCGGACACTCACCAGCGACGGAACAGGCTGGAAGATCGGCACGGACCGGGAGGTTTTCACGGCGGGCGCGGTCATTCTGGCGGCGGGCCTGGGCGCTCTGCTGTCCCGTGCGCCACGCATCCCAGGCGCGGACTCGCATCCGGATGTCCGGACCGATCTTCCCGACTTCGAGGAGCTGAGTGGACGGCGCGTGCTGATCGTGGGCGGTGTCCCGCAGGCAGCCAGGGCAGCACTGAGGCTCATGGAAGCTGGCGCGAGGGTGACGCTGACCCACAGCCGGGCCGGCTTCCGGGGCGATCCAGGGTCCTTGGCCCAGCTGGAAGAGGCGAGAACCGCTGGACGACTTGAAGTCCTGGCTCCCGCTCGCCTAATTGCGCTCACGCCGCAGGGGGCCGAGTTGGAGGTGGAGGGTGAACGGCGTGACCTTCAGGTCGAGACTGTCCTCAGCCTGGGCGGCTACCTGCCTGACCTCTCCCCCATTCAGTCGTGGCCGCTGGACTGGCACGGCGAGTACGTCCCGGACGGCCCCGGCGGGAGCACCGTGCTGGAAGGCGTGTATGTGGCGGGCGATCTGGCGGGGTCGGGCGGCGACTTCAAACTGATCTCGGTGGGGCTGGCGCAGGCCGCCGTTGCCGCCAACCACGCCGCGCACCACGTGCGGCCCGAACTGAAGATCAGACCAGGGCACAGCAGCGACAGACGCCCCCCAGGGGGAGCGGACGAGCCCTAGGAGCGGTTCTCAAGCAACTGCCCGGCTTCGTCCACCCCTGCCGCTTCCAGCAGGCCCACCAGGCCCAGCGAAAAGCCGTCGTTCAATCTGGGCCATTCTGGCGGAAAGGGCTGAGTCTGGGTCACGTCGTTGGGCACCATCACCAACTTGAACCCGGCGGCGACGGCGGCGGTTCCACCGTTCAGGCTGTCCTCGACTGCCAGACACTCCCCGGCACGCAGCCCCAGACGCCGGGCGGCCAGCACGTACAGTTCGGGGTCCGGCTTGACGCGCTGCACATCGTCGCGTGTGCACAGCACTGTGAACAGGTTCAGCAGGCCGTGCTGCTCCAGCCAGCGCGTCACCCAACGGCGGTCGCTGCTGGTCGCCAGGGCCAGCGGCCATCCGGCGGCATGCAGGCCCTCGAGCACCCCCCGCACGCCGGGGCGCAGTTCCTGCTCGCCGATGTCGGCCACGATGCGGGCATGCAGATCCAGGTGGACGTTCTCACGGTCAGCCTGCACCTCCTCGGGGAGACCGGCCCAGGGATCGAAGGCGTCCCAGGTGCCGATGCCGCGCTGCCAGTCGGCCAGCGCCAGCTCACGCCCGTGTTGCCGGTACAGCTCCTGCCAGTGGTGAAACTCGCGAGTCTCGGTGTCCAGGATAGTGCCGTCGAAATCGAACACGACGGCCCGCAACACGTCGGAAGAGCGGGCAGAGGAAGGAGACATGCGCAGCAGTCTAGTGGGGAACCGCTCGGCGCGGCTTGAACGTCACTTCAGAACCGCCAGGGCAGTGGCCGGAGCTGCCAGGGGGCAGGTTGAATGATCCCGGGCCAAAGCATCCGGACGATCCTACTGACTTTTGGAAAGCATTTAACCTACAGTGGGACGGTGCAGGAGTTGACCATTTTCCAGGAGCTTGAATCGCGGACGCCGCTGGCTGAACGGGCCGGCGTCCTGAGCGAGTCGGCCCAGTGGCGTGGCCTGCCGGTGTTCGTGAAAACATTGATGGTGGACGATCCCGACGCCCAGGCCCGCTTTCACCACGAGGGCCGGGTGGCTGCCTCCCTGAATCATCCGGGGATCGTGCCCTTGTTGGCAGTCTCGCCCAGGCAGCTGATTTTCCCGTTCGTGGAGGGCGGGACCCTGCGTGAGCGGCTTGAGTGCGGCGTCCTGGACGTGCAGGAGGCCACCGAAGTCGTCATGGGCCTGCTGCACGCCGTCGTGTACCTGCACCGCCAGGGAGTGACCCACCAGGACCTGAAGCCGGAAAATGTGCTGCTGCAGAGCGGGCGCGCGGGCCAGGACACGGTGAGGATCATCGACTTCGGCATGAGCCACGCCCGGCACATGCCGCTGGACATTCACAGCGGCACGCGCATGGGCACGCCGCATTTCATGGCCCCGGAGCAGTTCTATGGCATGCGCGGCGACATTCGCAGCGACCTGTACTCGGTGGGCGTGCTGCTGTTCGACTGCCTTGCTGGGGGGCCGCCCTACGCCGATGCCCTGGGCTGGCTGGCCGGAATCCACACCGACCGGGCCGAATTGCCCGGTCCGGCGGCGCTGCACCCGCTGCTGCGCTCCGCACTGTCACGCGATCCGGCCCAGCGGCCCCACAGCGCGGGCGCCATGCTGCGCCTCCTGTGCTTGGCCCGCCAGGAACTGGGCCTGTCAGACCTGGAAAATCCAGGGCCAGCAGACCGGGCCACGCCGGATGGCGAAGATCTGGTTCTCCCGGGCACGGCGAAAGGCAGCAGCAAGCCATGACCCTGCTCGCCTTCACAGGCAACCGTTTTCTAGCTGAGGAAGCCCTGCGCGAGACGCTGACCAGCCGGGGCCTGAATCCGCGCGAACTGCCCCGGCTGGGCGGCGAGGACGTGACGGCCCAGACCCTGGGGCCTCACCTGTCGCCCGGTCTGTTCGGGGACGGCGGCGTGATTGTGGACTTTGAAGGGGTGAAGCCCGACAAGGCGCTGCTGGAACTGCTGGCGGGCGCGGCGGTGACGGTGGCCGTGCTTGACGAAACCGCCCCCGCCACGCGCACCAAGCTGTACCAGTCACGCGGCGAGCAGATCGTGTCTGCCGCGCCCAGCAAGCCTGGCGAGGTCACCGGCTGGGTGGTGCAATACGCCAGAAAACAGAAGCTGCCGCTAGACAGGGAAGCCGCCGCCTACCTGGCCGAAGTGTTCGGAGCCGATCTGGCAGGCATCGCGGGCGAGCTGACCAAGCTGGCTCTGCTGGACGGACCTCATACCAGAGAAGCCGTGCAGCGCGTGGTGGGCCGCGAGCCGCCGGGGGACAGTTTCGCCATGCTGGGCGCGGCCACGGCGGGCCGCCCCGGCGAGGCGGTGGGACAGCTCCGCCGCCTGCTGGCCTCCGGCGAGGACCCCTTTAAACTGATGGGCGCGGTGGTCTGGCAGTACAGCCTGGTTGCCCGCTGCGTGGCCCTGTTGCAGGAAGAAGGCCGCGTCACCGAAGCCGCGGCGGCCCAGCGCCTGGGCGTCAAACCGTATCCAGCCAAAAAAGCCCTCGATGTGGCCCGCAGGCTCAATGAGGCCAAAATTCGCGCCCATCTGGGCCGGATCCTGGACGCGGATCTGGCGATGAAACGTGGCCTGGACGCCGGAGTCACACTGGAACGCCTGATTGTGCAACTGAGCGTTTGAAGGCTCTATGTGATCCCGCACTCTCCACTCTGAAGAGCATTCAGCGTCTTTGCCCCTCCAGCGATGCCGCCACGCACCTCTATCGTGGGCCAGATCGTGGGTGCCCGTGGCGGCTGCCCTTGCCGGGGAAGGGATCTCTGACGCTGTGAATGTTCAGTCCTGGCTGGAGTCCCCCACCGTACCCTGGGCGTGTCCCGGTAGGCCATCGTGACCGAGTGGTGATCGGCAGAAATGGACATGCTCTGGGCGGCGGCCCACACCAGTGGGCTCCCGAGATGATAGAATTGAACCGAGTCTAATTAAGCTCTACCCCCTCTCAATCCGGTCCTTTCCAAGGAGTGTCCAGCATGGATTTCACCCTGAATGACGAACAGCGCCAGCTTCAGCAACTCGCCCGCGACTTTGCGCGCAGGGAGATCATTCCGATTGCCGCAGAATACGATCAGAAGGAAGATCTGCCGTGGCAGGTGGTGGAAAAGGCATTTGAGGTCGGCCTGCTCAATCCCAGCATCCCCGAACACGCGGGGGGCCTGGGCCTGGGCATGTTCGACGAGTGCCTGATCGGCGAGGAGTTGGCCTACGGCTGCATGGGCATCTACACCGTGCTGATGGCCTCAGAGCTGGGTATTGCGCCCATCCTGATTGGCGGCACTGAGGAGCAGCAGGCCCGCTTTCTGGGGCCCCTGACCGAGAAAGCCGGGCTGGCGGCGTTCGCGCTGTCCGAACCCGGCAACGGCTCGGATGCGGCGGGGATGGCCACGATGGCCCGCGACGACGGTGACGCCTGGATTCTGAACGGCACCAAGATGTGGATCAGCAACGGCGGTGTGGCCGAGTTCAACGTGGTCTTCGCCACCACTGACAAGGCAGGCGGGCACCGCGCCACGGTGGCGCTGGTGGTCCCGAAAGATGCCCCCGGCTTCAGCCACAACAAGATCAAGCACAAGATGGGCCAGCGCGCCAGCCTGACCAGTGAACTGGTTTTCGAGGACGTGCGCGTGCCCAAGGAAAATCAACTCGGCGGCCTGGGCGACGGCTTCAAGATCGCCATGAAGACGCTGGACAAGACCCGCATTCCGGTGGCCGCCGGGTCCGTGGGGATCGCCCGCCGCGCCATGGAAGAGAGCATCAAGTACGCCAAGGAGCGCGAGGCCTTCGGCAAGCCGATCACCGAATTTCAGGCCATCCAGTTCAAGTTGGCCGAGATGGCGATGGGCATCGAGACGGGCCGGTTGATGTACCAGAAAGCCGCGTGGCTGGTGGACCAGGGCAAGCCGCACGGTTTCGAGAGCGCCATTGCCAAGGCATACTGCTCGGAAATGGCCTTCAGCGCCGCCAACGAGGGGATTCAGGTCCACGGCGGCTACGGCTACGTCGGCGAGTATCCGGTAGAAAAGCTGCTGCGCGACGTGAAGCTGAACATGATCTACGAGGGCACCAACGAGATTCAGCGTGTGGTGATCGCACGCAACTTGCTGAAATAAGCACTTCTCACCCGGTGCTCTGTTCCCCGTCTTACGGCGGGGGCTTTTTTATCGCCGGTCCACTTCCGGTTCCCGTTCCTCGGCCCGGTTGGTCTGCGGGTACAGCCAGCGCAGGAAGACCAGGAAAAGTCCGATCACCGTCGCCGTGCTGGTGGTCAGGAAGGCCACCAACACGCTGCTGTCCAGACGGAAAGGCCGCCCGCCCAGTTCGCCCCAGCCCGCGGCCAGGGTCAGGGTCACGTCCGCAATCAACCAGCCCGCAGACAGGATGAACACGATGGCCCCCACACCCAGCCGCAGGAGGCGCTGATCCACTGCCTCGCGGTAACGCAGCTGGCGGGTCATCCTCTCCAGATCAGCGTTGGAGGCCGGAGTGCGGCGTTCGCTTTCCAGGCCCTGCTGCACGGCCCGCTCAATGGCGGACTGAACGGTTGTGGACGGGGCTGGTGGGGGTGCTGGCGCGTCGCCGAGCCGCTCCAGTGGTTCAGGCACTGCGCGCCAAGCTGGTGTAGTACTCGCGGGTGATCTCATCGGGAATCAGGTTGTCCTGCAGCCCGTAGGTCTGGGACCACGGGCTGCCCGCACGGTGGGTCAGGCGCGAGAGTTCGCCGCCCTCCATGCCGCCGTAACCGCTCCAGACGCTGCGGATCACCTCCAGCGCCTCGCTGTCTTGTGTCAGGTCAGGTTCGCCGGGCGCGACGGGCAACGGCTCGGAGATCGGCACCCGGCCGCGCTCACCCCAGTGCTGCCACAGCCTCCGCACCACCGGACCGCGTTGCCAGGCATGCACCGTGTTGTACATCAGCGGACGGCCCAGCAACGCCAGCGTGTAACCGTGGGCGATATACACCAGCTTGTGCACCTGCATCTGCGTCAGAGCGCGGCCCTCGGCGCGGGCCAGCTCCAGAAAGGTGTTCGCCACCACCTCGGCAGCGTATCCGGTGCGTTTGGGATCGTCGATGGCGATAGTCATGGTGTCTGTCCTCCCTCCTTTCTGATCAACTCGTTCTGACCACAGCGTAACACTGCCGGTGGAAAGAGGCCAGAGCTTCAGTCCAGGCGACCCAGGTAGGCGTAGGTACGGTAGGTCAGTGTGACGTGACCCTCCTCCGCATAGGCCTCGAAGGCGCTGTCCAGTTGCCGCGCCACCACCGCAAACTGGGGATCGCTGGGTGCAGGCAGATAGCTGACGCTGCCGGCCAGAGCATGCAGGCGCTCACGGGTGAAGCGAACCGGATTATCAAAAACCTGCACCGCGAAGCCGCCCGGCATCAGCAGGGGCAGCTCGTGCTCTGGCACACGCGAGAGCAGCTCGCCGTCCTCGCGGCTGAAGGCGGTCACGACTTCGCGGTAGGCGGCGTTGAACCCGGTGTCCACCCCGCGCCAGTCGTTCCAGACCAGCAACACCTGCCCGCCGGGGGCCAGCACGCGCCGGAACTCCCGAACGGTGGGGGTGGGAGCAAACCAGTGCGCGGCCTGGGCAGCGGTGATCAGCCGGACGGAGGCAGACTCCAGAGCGGTGGCCTCGGAGGTGCCATTATACACGGCCAGACGGCCCGCCGTCACTTCCCCAGCCAGCGCCACTTCGAGCTGGCCACGCATCTCTGGATTAGGTTCCACAGCGTCCAGGGCAAAAGCTGGCCCCATAGCGTGAGCCAGCAGCAGACGGGTGAACAATCCTGTCCCAGCGCCCACATCCGCCACACGGCCAGAAAGCAGACCGAGGCCCGCCAGCCACTCTCCCAGCGCTGAAGGATACGTCGGACGGGCGGAGGCGTAAACCTCGGCGCGGCCCAGAAAGCGGTCCGGGTTGGTCACGCCCTGACCTTCGGCTTCTTCACCCGGATCTGTTCAACAGGGGCGGTCACTTGCGACGATGGCCGCCAGGCACTTGCCAGAAAGTAGGCCAGTCCACCCAGCGTTCCCGCAAGGATCAGGAAGCCCAGCAGACGCCACAGCACCGCTGCCGTTCCCACCACGAAGGCGCCCAGCCCCACCAGCAGTTGCCCCAGCAGCCATACCAGCGAGAGCGCCGCTACAGCCAGCAGCACGACGCCGATGATCGCCAGAATCAGTCTTGCCATGGAAGCAGAATAGGGCAACAGGGAACGGTGAGTTGCTGTAAGGAGAGGGCTTTCTGTCGCGGTTCCACGGGCGAACGGTCCGGTTCAAGCCCTCCGCCCGCCTCAACTGAGGAACAGACCTTGCTGCAAAGCGACGGAGTTTGCGTTCCATCCCAGCCGTCGCACAGACAGCAATAAAAAGAGGCCGGGAGCTTCACGCCCCGGCCTCCCCATCGCTGTGACTTTATGCCATGTTTCCAATGATCGCGTCGGCAAATTCACTGGTCTTGACTTCCTTCGCGCCTTCCATGTTGCGGGCGAAGTCGTAGGTCACGACCTTCTGGGCGATGGTGGCGTCCAGCCCCTTGAGGATCATGTCGGCCGCTTCTGTCCAGCCCATGTAACGCAGCATCATCTCGCCGGACAGGATCACGGAGCTAGGGTTGATGACGTTCTTGCCCGCGTACTTGGGCGCGGTACCGTGGGTGGCCTCGAAGATGGCGTGGCCAGTCACGTAGTTGATGTTCGCCCCCGGCGCGATGCCGATCCCGCCCACCTGGGCAGCCAGCGCGTCGCTGATGTAGTCGCCGTTCAGGTTCAGGGTGGCGATCACGTCGTATTCCTTAGGGCGCAGCAGGATCTGCTGCAGGAAGTTGTCGGCGATCACGTCCTTGATCACGATGCCGTTGGGCAGCTCGCACCACGGGCCGCCGTCGATTTCCTTGGCGCCGAATTCGTTCTTGGCGAGTTCGTAGCCCCAGTCGCGGAACGCGCCCTCGGTGAACTTCATGATGTTGCCCTTGTGCACCAGGGACACGCTCTTGCGGTCATTGTCGATGGCGTACTGGATGGCGGCACGCACCAGACGTTCGGTGCCCTCCCTGGACACGGGCTTGATGCCGAACGAGCTGCTTTCGGGGAAACGGATCTTGGTCACACCCATCTCGTTCACCAGGAAATCGCGCATCTTGGCGGCTTCAGGGGTGCCGGCCATGTACTCGATGCCAGCGTAGATGTCCTCGGTGTTCTCGCGGAAGATGGTCATGTTGACGTACTCCGGGTGAACGAGGGGGCTGGGCACCCCTGCGAAGTACTGCACCGGACGCACGCAGGCGTAGAGATCCAGCTCCTGGCGCAGCGCCACGTTGATGCTGCGGATGCCGCCGCCGACGGGGGTGGTCAACGGTCCCTTGATCCCGAAGAGGTATTCGTTGAAGGTATCAACGGTTTCCTGCGGCAGCCACTGGCCCTCGCCGTAGACCTCCACACTCTTCTCGCCCGCGTAGACTTCCATCCATTCGATCTTGCGCTCACCGCCGTAAGCCTTCTCGACGGCAGCGTCCAGCACCCGCACGCTGGCCTTCCAGATGTCGGCCCCGGTGCCGTCGCCTTCCACGAAAGGAATGATGGGATGATTGGGGACGTTCAGTTTGTCACCCTGCATGCTGATCTTCTCGCCCTGCTCGGGCCGCTGGATATGGCTGCTCATAACCTGCAATCTAGCGCCTCGCGGTCATGAGGAGAGGAAATCCCACTGTTACCCTCTAAGTTTGAGCCGAGTACAGGACCGGAAATGAGAGCATGTCCCCAACAAGCATTGGGGACAGATATCGGCCTCTGAAGGTTGATCTCACACCGCCCAGGCAGAAGGGGAGCATGGTTAAGGGACCTTAACGGGAATCCATTTTCAGGAGGTCCTTTGCATGAGTGACGACAAAAGCGCGGCTGGCAACATGCTCGACGCGGCCAAGGCCAAGATCAATGAGGGGGCAGACCGCGCCCGTGCCGCCGCACACGATCTGCAATCCAAGGTAGGTGGCAGCACCCTGGAGAACATGGGCGACAAGGCCAAAGCGACCGAGGACCGGGCCAAGGCCGAAGTCCACAACGCCGAGGCGAATGCCCATTACAGCGAGGGCAAACGTGAGGCCAAGGACGGCGACGGCCATTAAAGCCTGAAGCCCCGCTTCAGAGTTCAGCCCCTACCCCACGCGGGTGGGGGCTTTTCCGTGAGCAGACATGGGTGGCCTGAACGGCATGAGACCCAGACGACCGGAAAGCATCTCCCCTGCCCCCACACCGTTTATTCTTGCCCCCATGACCACAACTCCCCGGCGGGTGTCGCGCCGAGAAC
Encoded proteins:
- the cax gene encoding calcium/proton exchanger: MWMNLLLAFIPISLLLEWVFKAPPLWIFATAVIAIIPLADLLRQGTEQIAARAGQTIGGLLNVTFGNLAELIIAVFVLLGGNTVVVKAQITGSIIGNALLGLGLAILIGSFGRNRQKFNRENAGQLNSMLFLVVIALLIPALFDYTERLPDFLAGSTQARGNLDEYLSLGVAVVLITVYALNLVYTLVTHKDVFALEGGEEGHGGASPWPVWKAAAVMVGATVFIAVESEMLSGALEATSTQLGLSPFFLGIIVLAVVGNFAEYIAGSYFARQGKLGLAINIAVGATIQVALFTAPVLVIISYLIGKPMNLVFSSPLELAAIVAVALTVTTVTKDGEATWFEGVLLLSVYLLLALAFFFVTPRIGGEETALPAPARTLISSSLPVHPPLLRL
- a CDS encoding FAD-dependent oxidoreductase; translated protein: MSHSFTPERPLRVAVIGSGPSGVYAAEALIKQSQIPTEVDVFDRLPTPYGLVRYGVAPDHLTIKSVTKGFEKTFSDPRVRFLGNVEFGTDLTHDDLKAHYDAIMYTVGASGDRRLGIPGEDLSGSMSATEFVAWYNGHPDAAAREMVLSATGVAVVGVGNVALDVSRILLKTVEELRASDIAPHALDVLEHSPVTDVWILGRRGAAQAKFTTKELREFGELSDAEPVVRPEEVTVDEHAEAAITDNVVKKNLEVIRDFAGRTPEAKPRRVHLRFLVSPVEILGDEDGNVAGLKIERNTLDDAGNAVGTGETEVLPVQMVLRSVGYRGVALPGVPFDEKRGVIPNEGGRVLGRSGEYTSGWIKRGPSGVIGTNRKDATDTVAHLLADAGAGMLPAAAQATRAEIDALLGERGVDVYTFADWQALDTHEQTQGQAQGRPRAKVVHRHEMLGHRRK
- a CDS encoding NAD(P)/FAD-dependent oxidoreductase codes for the protein MTSQHSDIVVIGAGPAGLHAAFYAAWRGLRVRVLEARSELGGQLSALYPDKRVYDVPGLPGARGAEVVAHLRRQLDGLDVDVRINTVARTLTSDGTGWKIGTDREVFTAGAVILAAGLGALLSRAPRIPGADSHPDVRTDLPDFEELSGRRVLIVGGVPQAARAALRLMEAGARVTLTHSRAGFRGDPGSLAQLEEARTAGRLEVLAPARLIALTPQGAELEVEGERRDLQVETVLSLGGYLPDLSPIQSWPLDWHGEYVPDGPGGSTVLEGVYVAGDLAGSGGDFKLISVGLAQAAVAANHAAHHVRPELKIRPGHSSDRRPPGGADEP
- a CDS encoding HAD family hydrolase, producing the protein MSPSSARSSDVLRAVVFDFDGTILDTETREFHHWQELYRQHGRELALADWQRGIGTWDAFDPWAGLPEEVQADRENVHLDLHARIVADIGEQELRPGVRGVLEGLHAAGWPLALATSSDRRWVTRWLEQHGLLNLFTVLCTRDDVQRVKPDPELYVLAARRLGLRAGECLAVEDSLNGGTAAVAAGFKLVMVPNDVTQTQPFPPEWPRLNDGFSLGLVGLLEAAGVDEAGQLLENRS
- a CDS encoding serine/threonine protein kinase, giving the protein MIPGQSIRTILLTFGKHLTYSGTVQELTIFQELESRTPLAERAGVLSESAQWRGLPVFVKTLMVDDPDAQARFHHEGRVAASLNHPGIVPLLAVSPRQLIFPFVEGGTLRERLECGVLDVQEATEVVMGLLHAVVYLHRQGVTHQDLKPENVLLQSGRAGQDTVRIIDFGMSHARHMPLDIHSGTRMGTPHFMAPEQFYGMRGDIRSDLYSVGVLLFDCLAGGPPYADALGWLAGIHTDRAELPGPAALHPLLRSALSRDPAQRPHSAGAMLRLLCLARQELGLSDLENPGPADRATPDGEDLVLPGTAKGSSKP
- the holA gene encoding DNA polymerase III subunit delta, which encodes MTLLAFTGNRFLAEEALRETLTSRGLNPRELPRLGGEDVTAQTLGPHLSPGLFGDGGVIVDFEGVKPDKALLELLAGAAVTVAVLDETAPATRTKLYQSRGEQIVSAAPSKPGEVTGWVVQYARKQKLPLDREAAAYLAEVFGADLAGIAGELTKLALLDGPHTREAVQRVVGREPPGDSFAMLGAATAGRPGEAVGQLRRLLASGEDPFKLMGAVVWQYSLVARCVALLQEEGRVTEAAAAQRLGVKPYPAKKALDVARRLNEAKIRAHLGRILDADLAMKRGLDAGVTLERLIVQLSV
- a CDS encoding acyl-CoA dehydrogenase family protein, with protein sequence MDFTLNDEQRQLQQLARDFARREIIPIAAEYDQKEDLPWQVVEKAFEVGLLNPSIPEHAGGLGLGMFDECLIGEELAYGCMGIYTVLMASELGIAPILIGGTEEQQARFLGPLTEKAGLAAFALSEPGNGSDAAGMATMARDDGDAWILNGTKMWISNGGVAEFNVVFATTDKAGGHRATVALVVPKDAPGFSHNKIKHKMGQRASLTSELVFEDVRVPKENQLGGLGDGFKIAMKTLDKTRIPVAAGSVGIARRAMEESIKYAKEREAFGKPITEFQAIQFKLAEMAMGIETGRLMYQKAAWLVDQGKPHGFESAIAKAYCSEMAFSAANEGIQVHGGYGYVGEYPVEKLLRDVKLNMIYEGTNEIQRVVIARNLLK
- a CDS encoding Panacea domain-containing protein; the protein is MTIAIDDPKRTGYAAEVVANTFLELARAEGRALTQMQVHKLVYIAHGYTLALLGRPLMYNTVHAWQRGPVVRRLWQHWGERGRVPISEPLPVAPGEPDLTQDSEALEVIRSVWSGYGGMEGGELSRLTHRAGSPWSQTYGLQDNLIPDEITREYYTSLARSA
- a CDS encoding class I SAM-dependent methyltransferase, with product MTNPDRFLGRAEVYASARPTYPSALGEWLAGLGLLSGRVADVGAGTGLFTRLLLAHAMGPAFALDAVEPNPEMRGQLEVALAGEVTAGRLAVYNGTSEATALESASVRLITAAQAAHWFAPTPTVREFRRVLAPGGQVLLVWNDWRGVDTGFNAAYREVVTAFSREDGELLSRVPEHELPLLMPGGFAVQVFDNPVRFTRERLHALAGSVSYLPAPSDPQFAVVARQLDSAFEAYAEEGHVTLTYRTYAYLGRLD